In the Octadecabacter sp. SW4 genome, one interval contains:
- a CDS encoding phosphodiester glycosidase family protein: MLRLAVLFGLLAAPAWAVVCSDITHLGQSYTICEVDPADDLQLFLRDTDGSILGSFGAVEQATGRALLFAMNAGMYHPDRAPVGHYIEDGIEEMRVIPNAGPGNFGMLPNGVLCIRPGVIEVIETGDYLNDTPACTYATQSGPLLVQNGNLHPSLIPNGTSRYYRNGVGTDASGTRAVFAISNEPVNFHDFATLFRDTLDLPNALYFDGKVSRLFSPVLGRNDFGWQMGPIVGVLAPVDGADATD; encoded by the coding sequence ATGCTGCGACTTGCCGTTCTGTTTGGCCTGCTTGCCGCCCCCGCCTGGGCGGTCGTCTGTTCCGATATCACCCATCTTGGTCAATCTTACACCATCTGCGAGGTCGATCCCGCCGACGATCTGCAACTTTTCCTGCGCGACACGGACGGCAGCATCCTTGGTTCGTTTGGCGCGGTTGAACAGGCTACGGGACGCGCGTTGCTGTTTGCGATGAACGCGGGCATGTATCACCCCGACCGTGCGCCGGTGGGCCACTACATCGAGGACGGCATCGAGGAAATGCGCGTGATCCCCAATGCGGGGCCGGGCAATTTCGGGATGCTTCCGAACGGGGTCCTTTGCATCCGACCCGGCGTGATCGAGGTTATCGAAACCGGTGACTATCTGAACGATACCCCCGCCTGCACCTATGCCACCCAATCCGGCCCGTTGCTGGTGCAGAACGGCAATCTGCACCCAAGCCTGATCCCGAACGGCACATCGCGATACTATCGCAATGGCGTTGGCACCGATGCCAGCGGCACCCGCGCCGTCTTTGCCATTTCAAACGAACCGGTCAACTTCCACGATTTCGCGACGCTGTTCCGCGACACGTTGGACTTGCCGAATGCGCTATATTTTGACGGCAAGGTCAGCCGCCTCTTTTCGCCCGTGTTAGGGCGCAATGATTTTGGCTGGCAGATGGGTCCGATCGTTGGCGTTCTGGCCCCGGTTGACGGCGCGGACGCGACCGACTAA
- a CDS encoding XRE family transcriptional regulator, producing MQLETKSVFDASPERGRVLAKATFNAARELGMTQKELAEVIGVSEATVSRMKDGGFDLSGKPFELAACLVRLFRSLDAIAGGDPDTIRGWMKNPNSDLHGAPRALIMQAAGLVGVMNYLDGARAPT from the coding sequence ATGCAGCTTGAAACCAAATCCGTCTTTGATGCCAGTCCCGAAAGGGGCCGGGTTTTGGCCAAGGCCACGTTCAACGCCGCGCGTGAATTGGGCATGACCCAAAAGGAACTGGCCGAGGTCATTGGCGTCAGCGAGGCGACCGTATCGCGGATGAAAGACGGCGGTTTTGACCTCAGTGGCAAGCCGTTCGAGTTGGCCGCCTGTCTGGTGCGCCTGTTCCGGTCACTGGATGCAATCGCGGGCGGTGATCCCGATACGATCCGTGGCTGGATGAAAAATCCCAACAGTGACCTGCATGGCGCGCCGCGCGCCCTGATCATGCAGGCGGCGGGGTTGGTTGGCGTTATGAACTATCTTGACGGCGCCCGTGCCCCGACCTGA
- a CDS encoding DUF1643 domain-containing protein: MIIRTHTKGDAPSTAVYSDCERYRYSLTRVWDTGGRKALFVMLNPSTATEVQNDPTVERCERRARALGFGGFCVTNIFAWRDTDPRKMRAVADPVGPANDAAILEGTRWADQIIAAWGAHGDHMKRGAAVETLLRATSQPLFHLGLTKAGHPKHPLYIAYTQQPALWTAAQSD; this comes from the coding sequence ATGATCATCCGCACACATACCAAGGGCGATGCGCCCAGCACCGCTGTCTATTCCGATTGCGAGCGCTATCGCTATAGCCTGACGCGAGTCTGGGACACAGGCGGCCGCAAGGCGCTTTTCGTGATGCTGAACCCGTCAACAGCGACCGAAGTGCAAAACGACCCCACCGTCGAGCGCTGTGAAAGGCGCGCCCGTGCGCTGGGCTTTGGCGGGTTCTGTGTGACCAATATCTTTGCATGGCGCGACACTGATCCGCGCAAGATGCGCGCTGTCGCCGATCCGGTTGGCCCCGCCAATGACGCGGCAATCCTCGAGGGCACGCGATGGGCCGATCAGATCATCGCCGCATGGGGCGCGCATGGGGATCACATGAAACGTGGGGCGGCGGTCGAAACACTGCTGCGCGCCACCAGCCAGCCGTTGTTTCACCTTGGGCTCACCAAGGCGGGCCACCCAAAACACCCGCTTTATATCGCCTACACGCAGCAACCCGCTCTTTGGACGGCGGCACAGTCGGATTAA
- the dapB gene encoding 4-hydroxy-tetrahydrodipicolinate reductase: protein MHHQDGIVITGASGRMGQMLIKTVMGSDKAKLVGVLERAGHDWIGRDVGEAMGGPALGITVTDDPVEAFARAQAVIDFTAPAATVEFAGLAAQARAVHVIGTTGLSDDDLTKIRAAARHAVIVRAGNMSLGVNLLVQLTKKVAAALDDDFDIEVIEAHHNEKVDAPSGTALMLGEAAAEGRGVVLADVRDSGRDGITGARKRGDIGFTAIRGGDIVGEHDVLFAAAGERITLRHVATDRAVFARGALKAALWGQGQKPGEYDMVDVLGL, encoded by the coding sequence ATGCATCATCAGGACGGAATAGTCATCACCGGCGCTTCGGGGCGCATGGGGCAGATGTTGATCAAGACGGTCATGGGGTCTGACAAGGCCAAATTGGTCGGCGTGCTGGAGCGCGCGGGCCACGATTGGATCGGCCGTGACGTGGGCGAGGCAATGGGCGGGCCCGCACTTGGTATCACTGTGACCGATGACCCGGTCGAGGCATTCGCACGCGCGCAGGCGGTGATTGATTTCACAGCCCCCGCCGCCACCGTTGAGTTTGCCGGATTGGCCGCACAGGCCCGTGCGGTGCATGTGATTGGCACGACAGGGCTATCGGATGATGATCTGACCAAGATCAGGGCCGCCGCGCGCCATGCGGTGATTGTGCGGGCGGGGAATATGTCGCTGGGCGTGAACCTGTTGGTGCAGCTGACGAAAAAGGTCGCCGCCGCGCTGGACGATGATTTCGATATCGAGGTGATCGAGGCGCATCATAACGAAAAGGTCGACGCGCCGTCTGGAACGGCCCTGATGCTGGGCGAGGCTGCGGCCGAGGGGCGCGGCGTGGTTCTGGCAGATGTGCGCGACAGCGGACGGGACGGGATCACGGGCGCGCGCAAACGGGGTGACATTGGTTTCACGGCCATTCGTGGCGGCGATATCGTCGGCGAACATGACGTGCTGTTTGCCGCTGCCGGCGAACGGATCACCCTGCGCCACGTGGCGACGGACCGCGCGGTGTTCGCCCGCGGTGCGCTCAAGGCGGCGCTCTGGGGGCAGGGCCAGAAACCGGGAGAATATGACATGGTGGATGTGCTGGGGTTATAG
- the rbfA gene encoding 30S ribosome-binding factor RbfA: MAKNRSHEGRGPSQRQLRVGELIRRRLSEVLQRGEVHDLDLGRMMITVGEVRVTPDLSIATAYVLPLGGDNAEEALLALRKNKGELRHLVSKALALKHVPDLRFFIDETFDRMDHTRALLAEDHVRQDLDD; encoded by the coding sequence ATGGCAAAGAACAGATCACACGAAGGGCGCGGCCCTTCCCAGCGGCAACTGCGGGTCGGGGAACTGATCCGGCGCCGACTGTCCGAAGTGCTGCAGCGCGGCGAAGTGCATGACCTTGACCTCGGGCGGATGATGATCACCGTGGGCGAGGTGCGGGTGACGCCCGATCTGTCCATCGCCACGGCATATGTGTTGCCCCTGGGCGGGGATAACGCCGAGGAAGCCTTGCTTGCCCTGCGAAAGAACAAGGGCGAGTTGCGCCATCTGGTCTCCAAGGCGCTGGCGTTGAAACACGTGCCCGACCTGCGGTTCTTTATCGATGAAACCTTTGACCGGATGGATCACACCCGTGCTTTGCTGGCCGAAGATCACGTGCGTCAGGATCTGGACGATTGA
- a CDS encoding VOC family protein, with protein MKLGAFSISLGVKDLQASKAFYTKLGFSQFGGTDEHHYAIMKNGDTLVGLFQGMFEGNMLTFNPGWDQSAGEVDPFTDVRKIKAALATAGIAIEQEQGEAEGPASFVVIDPDGNPILIDQHR; from the coding sequence ATGAAGCTAGGTGCATTTTCGATCAGTCTTGGGGTCAAGGACCTGCAGGCCTCAAAGGCATTCTACACCAAACTGGGGTTCAGCCAGTTTGGCGGCACGGATGAACACCACTACGCGATCATGAAAAACGGCGACACGCTGGTCGGGCTGTTTCAGGGGATGTTCGAGGGGAATATGCTGACATTCAATCCCGGCTGGGATCAAAGCGCGGGCGAGGTGGACCCCTTTACCGATGTGCGCAAGATCAAGGCCGCGCTGGCAACTGCGGGTATCGCGATTGAACAGGAACAGGGCGAGGCTGAAGGCCCCGCCAGTTTCGTGGTGATTGATCCGGATGGGAACCCGATCCTGATTGATCAGCACCGGTAA
- a CDS encoding calcium-binding protein, with product MLALLGLLGIAFAGAALISPEADDAAAETANMDEDPPLIDSPSDDGDVIYSGDGDDDIDALGGDDYVAGEGGNDTLAGGDGTDELHGGAGDDLIDGGNDSDSLFGHIGNDTLDGGTGDDQLNGGSGDDTLMGGAGDDALLGSLGDDMLIGGAGQDVLHGGSGDDVIDGATGEDTAAVDYLNGGAGNDTVIGNAGDILSGGTGADIFAMDNTQGSLSVMDYDAGEDALVVLYSGAAPVLTTATDATGLTLFANGMPVAMLAGINTLDLATVQLVAG from the coding sequence ATGCTTGCCCTTCTTGGACTTCTTGGAATTGCATTTGCCGGTGCCGCGCTGATTAGCCCCGAAGCCGACGATGCGGCAGCGGAAACGGCGAATATGGACGAAGACCCGCCACTGATCGACAGCCCTTCAGACGATGGCGACGTGATCTATTCCGGCGACGGGGATGACGATATCGACGCGCTGGGGGGCGACGACTATGTCGCTGGCGAAGGCGGAAATGACACGTTGGCGGGTGGCGATGGCACCGATGAATTGCATGGTGGGGCGGGCGATGACCTGATCGATGGCGGCAATGACAGCGATAGCCTGTTCGGCCATATCGGCAACGACACGCTTGATGGCGGCACAGGCGACGATCAGTTGAATGGCGGCAGCGGCGATGACACGCTGATGGGTGGCGCCGGTGACGATGCGCTGCTGGGATCGCTGGGCGATGACATGCTGATCGGTGGCGCCGGTCAGGACGTGCTGCACGGCGGGTCCGGCGACGATGTGATCGACGGCGCTACCGGCGAAGATACGGCAGCGGTTGACTACCTCAATGGCGGCGCGGGAAATGATACCGTGATCGGTAACGCCGGTGACATCCTCAGCGGCGGCACAGGTGCCGATATCTTTGCGATGGACAACACACAGGGCAGCCTGTCGGTCATGGACTATGACGCGGGCGAAGACGCGCTGGTCGTGCTTTACAGCGGCGCCGCCCCTGTCCTGACCACCGCGACCGATGCGACCGGCCTGACGCTGTTTGCCAACGGGATGCCCGTGGCCATGCTTGCTGGCATCAACACGCTTGATCTGGCCACCGTGCAACTGGTCGCGGGATAA
- a CDS encoding RES family NAD+ phosphorylase, with translation MPRPDTPYAPYHRNVWRLIEGQYRSATVRIVDTDPEHAVLEDILEESKPPVPEACKHLDYQFWSPFRYGCYPRASRFRRAGQTPGVWYGAETALTAVIESIWGAVAFFRASPSTPMPRRPVEHTAVQADIRAAVAVDLTDPVMVGQGRWADPSDYSDCLALADQVRSDGCEAIRYQSVRDPARRANVAVLSCAAFAQRAPIAQQTWHIILRPTLVRAHCETLRQRHQFALGADALELC, from the coding sequence GTGCCCCGACCTGATACGCCTTATGCCCCCTATCATCGCAATGTCTGGCGCTTGATCGAGGGGCAGTATCGGTCAGCCACGGTGCGCATCGTCGATACCGATCCCGAACATGCGGTGCTTGAGGATATTCTTGAGGAGTCCAAACCGCCGGTTCCCGAGGCCTGCAAGCATCTGGATTATCAATTCTGGTCGCCGTTTCGATATGGTTGCTATCCGCGCGCATCACGGTTTCGCCGCGCGGGGCAGACGCCGGGTGTGTGGTATGGGGCCGAAACTGCGCTGACGGCTGTCATCGAAAGCATCTGGGGCGCGGTTGCGTTCTTTCGTGCCTCGCCCAGCACGCCGATGCCGCGCCGCCCCGTCGAACATACCGCCGTTCAGGCGGATATTCGCGCCGCGGTGGCGGTGGATTTGACCGATCCGGTGATGGTCGGGCAGGGGCGCTGGGCTGACCCAAGCGATTACAGCGACTGTCTGGCACTGGCTGATCAGGTGCGCAGCGATGGCTGCGAGGCGATCCGCTATCAATCAGTGCGCGATCCGGCACGCCGCGCCAATGTCGCCGTGCTGTCCTGCGCCGCCTTCGCCCAACGCGCGCCGATTGCGCAGCAGACATGGCATATCATCCTGCGCCCGACCCTTGTGCGCGCCCATTGCGAAACCCTGCGTCAGCGTCACCAGTTCGCGCTGGGGGCGGATGCGCTCGAATTGTGCTAG
- a CDS encoding winged helix-turn-helix domain-containing protein, producing MNFKFGDFCVDTERLELARAGEVIALQPQAFSLLVYLIENADRVVSKDDILETVWQGRIVGDGTLNARINALRRALNDDGHSQSVIKTFPRQGFRFVAELGDTHQEPAATAPVIDTTRPRASIAVLPFVNIGADQEQEYFADGLTEDLITDLSKIDDLFVIARNSSFAYRNSPKNVVQIGQELNVRHVLEGSVRKAGDRVRINAQLIDASSGGHVWAERYDSDVQDIFALQDEIADKIIAALQVNLKQGLDKNRSTHSVEAYELSLKGRAKFFMFSPETNRECISLFEQALAIDPTFADAWAGLVFPYQSGWSFAWPGYDDGLKNAAEKAQQAINLAPRSSLANSRYGWVQTFLRNPEASIKSFETALEIDPNNADTYCWFSEALNYAGQPERAIQAGLTGLQFDPVAPPNALYHIAHGYFLSGDLDAAEEYNKRAIRMAPSFPPARIVMSAILVEAGRLDEAKEQIADLLAIDSDYSFQRYDERYPYSNNEHRRRMTDAIKLAGIK from the coding sequence ATGAATTTCAAGTTTGGAGACTTCTGCGTCGACACAGAACGCCTTGAGCTTGCACGAGCTGGCGAGGTCATTGCGCTCCAACCACAGGCCTTTTCGCTGCTTGTATATCTCATTGAAAATGCGGATCGGGTTGTCTCCAAAGACGACATTCTTGAAACGGTTTGGCAGGGCCGAATTGTTGGCGATGGCACGTTGAATGCCCGCATTAATGCATTGCGGCGGGCGTTGAACGATGACGGGCACTCGCAGTCCGTAATCAAGACCTTTCCGCGCCAGGGATTTCGGTTTGTCGCTGAACTTGGCGATACACATCAAGAACCGGCCGCCACCGCTCCGGTCATTGACACTACCAGACCGCGTGCGAGCATTGCTGTGCTGCCTTTCGTCAATATAGGCGCCGATCAGGAGCAGGAGTATTTTGCCGATGGGCTTACAGAAGATCTGATTACGGATCTCAGCAAGATTGATGACTTGTTCGTCATCGCTCGAAATTCGTCATTCGCCTACAGGAACTCGCCCAAGAATGTCGTGCAAATCGGGCAGGAGCTAAACGTTCGCCATGTTCTAGAAGGAAGCGTTCGCAAGGCAGGCGATCGCGTTCGGATCAACGCGCAATTAATTGATGCAAGCTCGGGGGGGCATGTTTGGGCCGAGAGATATGACAGCGACGTTCAGGATATTTTCGCACTTCAGGACGAAATCGCGGACAAGATAATCGCCGCCCTACAAGTCAATCTAAAGCAAGGCTTGGACAAGAACCGTAGCACTCATAGTGTCGAGGCCTACGAGCTGAGCCTTAAGGGACGTGCCAAGTTTTTCATGTTCTCCCCAGAAACAAATCGAGAGTGCATTTCGCTTTTTGAGCAAGCGCTGGCGATTGACCCGACCTTTGCCGACGCATGGGCTGGACTGGTTTTCCCTTATCAAAGCGGATGGTCCTTCGCTTGGCCGGGTTACGATGACGGCCTCAAGAACGCGGCTGAAAAGGCCCAACAGGCCATCAATCTAGCGCCGAGGTCATCATTGGCCAACAGCCGCTATGGCTGGGTCCAAACATTTCTTCGCAATCCAGAGGCTTCTATCAAAAGCTTCGAAACGGCATTGGAAATTGATCCGAACAATGCAGATACATACTGCTGGTTCAGCGAGGCGTTGAATTACGCCGGGCAACCCGAACGTGCGATCCAAGCCGGATTGACAGGTCTGCAGTTCGACCCGGTTGCGCCGCCCAATGCGCTGTATCACATCGCGCATGGCTATTTTTTGTCCGGAGACCTTGACGCAGCAGAGGAGTATAACAAACGGGCCATTCGGATGGCGCCCTCATTCCCGCCGGCAAGAATCGTGATGTCTGCGATACTTGTCGAAGCTGGACGTCTCGACGAAGCCAAAGAGCAGATCGCGGATCTCTTGGCCATTGACTCCGACTACTCGTTTCAACGCTATGACGAGCGCTATCCTTATTCCAACAATGAGCACCGCAGGCGTATGACCGATGCCATCAAGTTGGCAGGGATCAAATAG
- the truB gene encoding tRNA pseudouridine(55) synthase TruB: MARKRKGRDISGWLVVDKPAGLTSTAVVNKVRWAFDAKKAGHAGTLDPDATGVLAIALGEATKTVPYITDALKAYTFTVRLGQSTNTDDAEGEVTATSDTRPTDDEIKAALGQFVGDIMQVPPAFSAVKIDGQRAYKRARDGEDFEIAARALWVEELLLIDRPDPDHVTLEMTCGKGGYVRAIARDLGAALGCYGHVRELRRIWSGPFDVADAITLDQIDAHAKSPALDAFLRPLEEGLQDLPQVHCPADSVTKLRNGNPAMVMGDVEYGDECWAAHDGRAIAVGVFKGGELHPSRVFAA, encoded by the coding sequence ATGGCACGCAAACGCAAGGGGCGCGACATTTCCGGCTGGCTGGTCGTGGACAAGCCCGCGGGCCTGACATCAACGGCCGTGGTGAACAAGGTGCGCTGGGCCTTTGACGCCAAGAAGGCGGGCCATGCCGGCACCCTCGATCCCGATGCGACCGGCGTTTTGGCTATCGCCCTGGGCGAGGCGACCAAGACCGTTCCCTATATCACCGATGCGCTCAAGGCCTACACCTTTACTGTCCGGCTGGGCCAATCTACCAACACCGATGACGCCGAGGGCGAAGTGACCGCCACCAGTGACACCCGCCCCACAGATGATGAAATCAAAGCCGCACTGGGTCAGTTCGTCGGCGATATCATGCAAGTGCCGCCTGCATTTTCCGCCGTAAAAATCGACGGGCAACGCGCCTACAAACGCGCCCGCGACGGCGAGGACTTCGAGATCGCCGCGCGCGCCCTTTGGGTCGAGGAACTGCTGCTGATCGACCGCCCCGACCCCGATCATGTCACGCTCGAGATGACCTGCGGCAAAGGCGGCTACGTGCGTGCCATCGCCCGCGATCTGGGGGCGGCACTGGGTTGCTATGGCCATGTGCGCGAGTTGCGCCGCATCTGGTCTGGCCCCTTTGATGTGGCCGATGCCATCACGCTGGACCAGATCGACGCGCATGCCAAATCACCCGCGCTTGATGCCTTTCTGCGCCCGCTTGAGGAAGGACTCCAAGACCTGCCACAGGTCCACTGCCCTGCCGACAGTGTCACGAAATTGCGCAACGGCAATCCGGCGATGGTCATGGGCGATGTGGAATACGGCGACGAATGTTGGGCCGCCCACGATGGCCGTGCGATCGCTGTGGGCGTGTTCAAGGGCGGCGAACTGCACCCAAGCCGGGTTTTCGCCGCCTAA